DNA from Strigops habroptila isolate Jane chromosome 6, bStrHab1.2.pri, whole genome shotgun sequence:
GACAATAAACGTCATCATTTTGATATgatgtatttatatttacatggtacattttaaagcaatagCTACACTGATCATACATAttagaaacaataaaaaaaggaagttaagaACTAAAATGTACATCATACacttgtatatatattttttgttggtttttttttctttttttttttacacagagGTAAAAAGGCttataaaaatcaatacaaCAGGGTTTTAACTTTTAGTATATAGATACAATAATGATGAGGCTTCAGGCACTTTAATTTGTTAATGTGAGCGATAgcttggagaaaaagaaaaataacaaaacaaaaaaacctttccacaacaggaaaaaaaaaaaaaaaacaaaaaaaaaaaaggaaaatttggtTAATGTTTTGTTACCacagatacaaaaataaaatctgaataatTTCTCTCAAATGATCGATGTCAGTATTGCAAAGCTGACGGGGAGAACGCCACACACTGTTCAGCAGCAGTGTGGAAATTAAGGAGAAGTATTTACAAAAACAACACCCATTTCTATCATTGTGCCCTTACACCACTGCCTTCACAAACCAAATAACACACGCAGCAAAATCTACAAGTATTACAAAAACCcaagagaaaagggaggaaggaaaaaaaaaattaataataggaaaaaaaaaaaaaaagagggatatttttttttttttaaacttttatttccagACATACAGAAAGGCTTGGAGTATGTCTACTTTACTTAAATAAATAGGGGCACTTCAAGACCGGACAAAAAGCTGTAAGATCTTTTTGTAGTGTTGTGCTTTATAGAGAGAAGATCTTACAGATGTTTGTTTACATGAAACAACtttgagaacagaaataaaaaggaaaaggttgtTCCattatggtttctttttttcgAGGCTGGCTTGATGTTTACTAGACACCATTGAGAGATTTGTCAACTGCTATTAggcacaaaatatttctatttcattcaGCAAACCCAGACACATCACCCAGAGTGTAACACTCCATCCCTTTTCCACTGTCATTCGTTTCTTTTCCCAACCGAAAAAATCCCCAGCAACTGCTACGAATTAAGCCTACCAAACTCTATAGTGTATAAGCACATTGCATACTTAATTCATGGTTGACTAAAAAGCTGTGATTAACTCTCAGAGGAACTGTTGGGAAATTCCACCGAGAAAGAATGGCAAGCGttccttttacatttatttggcaaattaataaaaaaagaaaatattcctctcTTTTAAGACTGATGTCAATGTGCAatagagggagggaaaggacaTGCGCCCACTGGCAATttactgcagaaagaaattatGGCAGGAACAGCAGTGCCAGCTTTGACAAGCCAATCCCTAGCTGCCTCAAAGTATTCAGATTGTACTATGCTAGTTAGAGCTCACTGCGctaaatcatttttatttttatttttaataaaaattatttggctATTCCTTGTaatatattagaaaaatactctttttccaAGCTAATTACAAGCCTTGTACACAAGACaacatgacatttaaaaaaaaaaaaaaaaataaaaaacttaaaGTAATCTTATCCTGCTGTATGCACCTTTATGCATCCACTTGATAAATCTGGGTGGTGAACTGGGGAAGGGAAAGCCAGGGAGACGCTTCGGTCTGGCTCCTGCAAAGACTCACATGCTTCATCCTACACGCAATACGTCGAGACACGTATAAGCATCTGGAGGACTGGGACCGCAGGTCAGGAAATGGAAGTGGTGGTTAACATCCTGGCTTTTGGTTTTACATACCTGCTTAGATTGCTAAATGGAGTTTCTACTGTGGACGCGTATGTTCTCATGCTCATGCTattatacagaaaacaaacaagcaaatacaATTTTCCATATAATCCACCACTTAATGCAGCATTTCCCCAGAATTGCCATAATAGTGCTTTTGACATTGCATTGTTAGTAATTCTTTGCATAACAACAATTTTCCTCATCTGGAACCTTAGTGTTTTATTCACAGATCATTACATGGCTGgctaaggaagaagttccctTTCTTTTGGGCagaactctgaaaaaaaaacagttttatttttccaatgttatttagggaaaaaagaaaaccctaaaaTTTAAGTTTCCCTTTCAAGTAGTGGTCTGAAATGATTACAGGTAAGGAGAACTACCAGATCCTCAATGGCTATGCGACTATGGTAACTGAGCCTTGCTTTCTGTTCACAGAGCTTtatgaacagaaataatttaagatGTTTGCTGAAGGAAATGACGATGGACTctagaagagaaactgcagcttAGATGGctatttttgctttggaaaacagaacaaaaaaccccaaagaaaaccAGTGACAGAAATACTGTGTTGTGGTACAAGTTTGTTACTAGCACACCTTCTATACACACACAATAACTTGACAGCAAGTTAAAATATCTTCCAAGTGAGATTTCATTCACTACACCACCCCGTTTCTAGAAATGCCAGAGCTTGCTAACACGCTGATGGTACCACACAAGCGGAGGCACGACGGACACAACCTGGAGATGTTTTACAATCCACCACCATTTAAAGTTCTTTTCTCAAACTcattttaactggaaaaaaaaaaaaaaaaaaaaaaaacaaaaaacaaaaaaccaaaaacaaaaaaacatgtACAAGACAGTCTGTTTTGATTACAGATTAATAATACAAAAGTCTATGCTGTAGGTTAGTTAGTTAGAACACTTGATGAGCAAATCAATGCAGTGTGAGCCCCAGACGACCAAATGTAAAGTGATCCGAACTGGTGGTTTCTGGATGCTGTTGGGCACAGTGGCTGCATCAAAATGAGTGATCTCAATGCTCCGAAACCAATGTGTTCCTTGAACTACAGAAAAAACGTAACACTTTGAATGCATCTGTAGTCATCCAGCAGCTTTATGTTTTCCACCACAGCACCTGCACATGACCCCACAGTGGTAACAAGCCCGAAGCGGCAAGTAACAGCACATACATGGAGCAATGAAAGACAAGGCGATAAGGGCCATCCACCGGAGGCAAAACATTTCATCACTGGTGTCACACGAGCAAGGATCTGTATAGTCTCCTTCTGGATCGGACATACAGTGATAGAGCATAGTGTCTGCGCACCACATACAGCTCACTCGATGGATGCAAGTCTTGACGCGGTCTGGAGCATCCTGGCATTGACCCCGTTTGTTCTCCTCATGGTTGAACATGTCCCTGCAGTACACGCACCGCGACCTCTCACCATCTTCCTTCCGCCTGGGCTTAAACTTAACAGGTTGAGTCTTTATCACAGCACCCTTGATATCTTCACCCAGGTCAAAGTCCGAGTTGTCTACATAAGGATAAGTGTATTCGTGTTTTGAGGCCTCACTTTTGGCAAAACGTACGTAGGAGTCCATGTCATCAGGATCAAAGTTCTTTCCCCGTGCTGGGGCATGGCGATAGTCCTCATATCCAGTCATCCAAATCTTTTCCCGAGGATTGATGCGCACTATCTCCTCATCATCATCTGGAAAGTTGACGTGCCGGTAGGATCGCGGTACTGACTGTGGAAGCAGGgatgaagaaggagaaaagataaataagGTCACTTTGCTATCAGCAATCACTGTCTCCTTGCTTATCTG
Protein-coding regions in this window:
- the SPRED2 gene encoding sprouty-related, EVH1 domain-containing protein 2 isoform X1, yielding MSLDGEKMTEEAYPDDDSYIVRVKAVVMTRDDSSGGWLPQEGGGLSRVGVCKVTYPEGNGRSGFLIHGERQKDKLVVLECFVKKDLVYTKANPTFHHWKVDNRKFGLTFQSPADARAFDRGVRKAIEDLIEGSTTSSSTLHNEAEVGDDDVFTNATDSSSNSSQKREQPVRTLASPASCEHRRICTRGHLHDHYSSDHYHLEQSVPRSYRHVNFPDDDEEIVRINPREKIWMTGYEDYRHAPARGKNFDPDDMDSYVRFAKSEASKHEYTYPYVDNSDFDLGEDIKGAVIKTQPVKFKPRRKEDGERSRCVYCRDMFNHEENKRGQCQDAPDRVKTCIHRVSCMWCADTMLYHCMSDPEGDYTDPCSCDTSDEMFCLRWMALIALSFIAPCMCCYLPLRACYHCGVMCRCCGGKHKAAG
- the SPRED2 gene encoding sprouty-related, EVH1 domain-containing protein 2 isoform X2; the protein is MASPSSDSYIVRVKAVVMTRDDSSGGWLPQEGGGLSRVGVCKVTYPEGNGRSGFLIHGERQKDKLVVLECFVKKDLVYTKANPTFHHWKVDNRKFGLTFQSPADARAFDRGVRKAIEDLIEGSTTSSSTLHNEAEVGDDDVFTNATDSSSNSSQKREQPVRTLASPASCEHRRICTRGHLHDHYSSDHYHLEQSVPRSYRHVNFPDDDEEIVRINPREKIWMTGYEDYRHAPARGKNFDPDDMDSYVRFAKSEASKHEYTYPYVDNSDFDLGEDIKGAVIKTQPVKFKPRRKEDGERSRCVYCRDMFNHEENKRGQCQDAPDRVKTCIHRVSCMWCADTMLYHCMSDPEGDYTDPCSCDTSDEMFCLRWMALIALSFIAPCMCCYLPLRACYHCGVMCRCCGGKHKAAG